AGTTTGTTTTGCTGCGTTCCCGAACTGATCATCGCGCCGAGTTCATCGTCGATGGGGGCCACCTCGAAGATCCCCGTGCGTCCCTTGTAGCCGTACCAGCCACATTCGGCGCAACTGCCCGGGTGGAGCAGTTCCTTGGGAGCGCTGACGCCGAATCGTGCAAATGTGTCCGTCTCGGTTTCGTCCAGCTCTCGCGGCTGGGCGCACTCGCCGCAGATCTGCCGCAGGAGGTTCTGGGCGATCACCATGCGGAGCGAACTGCCGATGATATGATATGGGACGCCCAGATAGTGCAAGGCATCGACCGCGCCGGCCGCATCGCGCGCGTGAACCGTTCCCAGCACGAGCCGGCCCGACAACGCCGCCCTGGCGGCCACGATGGCCGAGTCCTTGTCGCGAATCTCGCCGATCAGGATCAGGTCGGGGTCCATGCGCAGGATCGTGCGGAGCCCCTCGTGCATGGTCAGCCCGTGCTGCTCGTCCACCTCGATCTGCTGGGCGTACGGAAGACGGAACTCGACCGGATCCTCGATCGAATAGGTGGTCGTCGTACGCAGGTCCATCAGCGACGCCAGGCCGTACATCGTGGTCGTCTTGCCCGATCCCGTCGGACCAGTGACCAGGACCAGGCCGCTGAGCGAGCGGATCGTCGAAGCGATTCGCTCGCGGTCGGCCGTGCAAAAGCCGAGGCCGGAAAGGTCCCAGTTGTCGCGAGGCACATTCAACAGACGCAGGTGAACCGATTCGCGTTCCCGCACCGGCGTCAGCGTTACGCGGATCTCCCACGTGGCGTCCTCGTCGCGCCATGCAAGCTGCCCTTCAAGCGGCGCGAACGTGCGGACCACACTCAGGCCGGCGGCGCTCCTGAGCTGGTTCAACAGTCGTCGGCCTTCCCTCGCCGGAAGCACCGCCTTCGGCGTGATCACGCCGTCGACGCGATGGATGATTCGCAGACCGTCGTCCACACAGTGCAGGTGCACGTCGGTGGCGTTGTCCATGATGGCGTTCCACACCAGGGTGTGTAAGAGGTCGGGGTAGGAGGTCGTGTTGGTCTTGCTGCGGTCCGTCACAGAAACTGGTTCACACGCCTGGGCCATGTCGGGTGCTCCTTCCACTGGGCCTCGGTCTGCCGTCGATCCTTCGGCCGTTCCTTGTCGCGGGCCGCCCTCACACGGGACCACCGACCCGCACCCCATGTCGGCGGTATGGAGGACCGTCTTAACTGACATCTTCCATACAGTCGTCAAATTGCGTCAAACGCAGTATTGAGGCACCGAAAGATTGTGTGCCGCGGGTTTCAAAGCCGGCTTTCGTCCGATATCGTTGCGCCGTCCGTGCAAGGATGCGGCTGGCTTTGTCCGACGACGGCAGAGACGCTTCGCCCGAGCAGAGCGTCGCGGCAGGAAGAAACTGAGCGATCCGGCGAAAAATCCGGCGACGCGACCGATAATACGGCTGAGCCGCACGTTCTTCTTCATCTCCCCCAAGAAAGCTGTCTTGCTCGACCAGATTCTATTTAATTGCACTAAACTACCCAGACTTCCATTGACGATGATAATCTGTGTTCGAACATCGAATCAGAAAGGAGACACAGACAATGGAGACGTCAGTGGAACAGCGCAGGGAGAGTCGGACGAATCTGTCCTGGCCGGTCAGCGTATGGCTTCCCGAAGCAGGTCGATTCTTCAACGGCCGCAGCGCCAACATCAGCAAGGTGGGAGTTTTCATCACCGTTCCGATGACCACCCCAATTCGTCGAGGTTCCGTGGTGGAGTTGAACTTTCCAAGGACGGACGCGTTGGCCGAACGAAAAGGGCAATTCGCCCGGATCAAGAAGGGCCACGTCGTCAGGGTCGACCGCAAAGGAACGCTCGAAGACGCGATGATCGGTCTGGGCATCGCATTCGAATAGGACAGGAGGACCGGGCGTCACTGACAGGAGGTCCGTGATCCCCATCGGGCAACACGTCACCCCGGGGCAATGAAAAAACGCCAGGCGGATGCTTCTCTTGGAGCGTCCGCCTCGTTCGTTTTCTGCCGTTCACCGGGCAACGACCTCGCATCGAGACGCACGGGCCGATCCACAGCAGCTACAGCGCGATCGCGACGAACGTCATGAGGATCCCCAGGGTCGCGGTGGCCATCGTGACCTTCAGCCAGCGGCAATAACGGGCATACTCCGGGTGTTCGTCCTCGAACTCGTGATAGACGTCGTCCAGGTCGGGGGCGCGCGGACGCAGCCACACCCGCACGCCAAGATGGGCGACCACCGATCCGAGGAAGAGCAAGCCGCCGAGAACGTACATGATCCGTGTCAGAACGAGCATGCGGCCATCATACGCCCCGCTGCCCCCGATCCCAAGCAAAAACTCCCTGTCGCCGGGTCGGGCTACGTGTTGACAGACCGACGTCCGACCGCTAACGTCATTGTTCCGGCCGGAAGTTCTGAAAATGCGGAGATCGGACATGAAGACCATCGACGTGCGAAGCGATACCGTGACGCTGCCGTCGCCCGAAATGAGGCAGGCCATCAGTCAGGCCGAGCTTGGCGACGACGTCTTCGGTGAGGACCCGACGGTCCTGCGGCTGGAGCGCCGGCTGGCCGATCTCGTCGGTAAAGAGGCCGCCCTGCTGGTGGCCAGCGGGACGATGGGCAACCTCGTCTGCGTGCTGACGCACTGCGGGCGCGGCGACGAGGTGATCCTGGGAGACCAATCCCATACGTTCTACTACGAGGCCGGCGGGATCAGCGCGCTGGGAGGCATTCACCCGCACACGATCCCCAACCAGGGCGACGGGACGCTGCGGCTGGAAGACATCCGGGCGGCGATCCGCCCCGACAACGTCCACTTTCCGCGCACCGGCCTGATCTGCCTGGAGAACACGCAGAATCGCTGCGGCGGCGCGGCCCTGTCCGCCGAATACTCCGACGCCGTCGCCTCTCTGGCCCGCGACAATGGCCTAGCCGTCCACCTCGACGGGGCGCGAATCTTCAATGCGGCAGTGGCCTTGGGCGTTGACGTCAGCATGCTGACAAGAGGGGCGGATTCGGTGAGCATCTGCCTGTCCAAGGGCTTGGCGGCGCCGGTCGGCTCCGTCGTCTGTGGTTCACAGCCGTTCATCGATGCCGCGCGCCGGACGCGCAAGATTCTCGGCGGAGGCATGCGTCAGGCGGGGATCATCGCCGCGGCCGGCC
Above is a window of Anaerobaca lacustris DNA encoding:
- the ltaE gene encoding low-specificity L-threonine aldolase: MKTIDVRSDTVTLPSPEMRQAISQAELGDDVFGEDPTVLRLERRLADLVGKEAALLVASGTMGNLVCVLTHCGRGDEVILGDQSHTFYYEAGGISALGGIHPHTIPNQGDGTLRLEDIRAAIRPDNVHFPRTGLICLENTQNRCGGAALSAEYSDAVASLARDNGLAVHLDGARIFNAAVALGVDVSMLTRGADSVSICLSKGLAAPVGSVVCGSQPFIDAARRTRKILGGGMRQAGIIAAAGLVALDSMIDRIHDDHANAARLAKGIAELSGLQIDPAGVRTNIVYFDVVREGLSAETLVSRLAQRDVKMLCSGPGRIRAVTHYGIDRNDIDRTLSAMADALDAP
- a CDS encoding GspE/PulE family protein is translated as MAQACEPVSVTDRSKTNTTSYPDLLHTLVWNAIMDNATDVHLHCVDDGLRIIHRVDGVITPKAVLPAREGRRLLNQLRSAAGLSVVRTFAPLEGQLAWRDEDATWEIRVTLTPVRERESVHLRLLNVPRDNWDLSGLGFCTADRERIASTIRSLSGLVLVTGPTGSGKTTTMYGLASLMDLRTTTTYSIEDPVEFRLPYAQQIEVDEQHGLTMHEGLRTILRMDPDLILIGEIRDKDSAIVAARAALSGRLVLGTVHARDAAGAVDALHYLGVPYHIIGSSLRMVIAQNLLRQICGECAQPRELDETETDTFARFGVSAPKELLHPGSCAECGWYGYKGRTGIFEVAPIDDELGAMISSGTQQNKLSESLRAKGVRSMAQDGLAKVAAGITAMEELFRINAYSRCDEPVRAVHNTQPVEAPVG
- a CDS encoding PilZ domain-containing protein, with translation METSVEQRRESRTNLSWPVSVWLPEAGRFFNGRSANISKVGVFITVPMTTPIRRGSVVELNFPRTDALAERKGQFARIKKGHVVRVDRKGTLEDAMIGLGIAFE